Proteins encoded in a region of the Rhodospirillaceae bacterium genome:
- a CDS encoding ATP-binding cassette domain-containing protein produces MSEHPAGSTPPALVVEDIHKSFGALDVLNGVSLTAAAGEVIAIIGSSGSGKSTFLRCINFLEIPDRGRIVLDGEELQVRTDRAGRLTGVDRKQIVRLRSQLGMVFQSFNLWAHMTVLQNVAEGPVRVLKRSRATAREEAMALLEKVGLEDRHASYPAQLSGGQQQRVAIARALAMQPKVLLFDEPTSSLDPELVGEVLRVMQDLAREGRTMIVVTHEMGFAREVSDRTIFLHRGRIEEEGPPAGLFGAPKSERLQQFLSSQM; encoded by the coding sequence ATGTCGGAACATCCCGCCGGGTCGACGCCGCCTGCGCTTGTCGTCGAAGACATCCACAAGAGCTTCGGCGCGCTCGACGTCCTGAACGGCGTGTCCCTGACCGCGGCGGCCGGCGAGGTCATCGCGATCATCGGCAGTTCCGGCTCGGGCAAGAGCACCTTTCTGCGCTGCATCAATTTCCTGGAAATTCCGGATCGGGGCCGGATCGTGCTGGACGGCGAGGAACTCCAGGTCCGCACCGACCGCGCCGGCCGGCTGACCGGCGTCGACCGCAAGCAGATCGTCCGACTCCGCTCGCAACTCGGCATGGTGTTCCAGAGTTTCAACCTGTGGGCCCACATGACGGTGCTGCAGAACGTTGCCGAAGGGCCGGTCCGGGTGTTGAAGCGCAGCCGGGCCACCGCGCGCGAGGAAGCCATGGCGCTGCTGGAAAAGGTCGGCCTGGAAGACAGGCATGCCAGCTATCCCGCGCAACTTTCCGGCGGCCAGCAGCAGCGCGTCGCCATCGCCCGGGCGCTCGCCATGCAGCCGAAGGTGCTGCTGTTCGACGAACCGACCTCGTCGCTCGATCCCGAGCTGGTCGGCGAAGTGCTGCGCGTGATGCAGGATCTTGCCCGGGAAGGCCGGACGATGATCGTCGTGACCCACGAGATGGGGTTCGCCCGGGAAGTGTCGGACCGCACGATCTTCCTGCACCGGGGCAGGATCGAGGAGGAAGGCCCGCCGGCCGGCCTGTTCGGCGCGCCCAAATCCGAACGGCTGCAGCAATTCCTGTCTAGCCAGATGTAG
- a CDS encoding transporter substrate-binding domain-containing protein — translation MIRKITLLAAAAMVGAAILSAPAAARDIRIATEGAYPPFNSKNAKGELVGFDVDLARAICAHMKAKCTLVAQDWDGIIPGLLAKKYDLIVASMSITEERKKKVAFSTPYYSNYLQFVAKKGNGFKPTADGIKGKTLGAQRATVSSQYLEDNYRKVAKIKVYDKQTAAWLDLKAGRVDAILSDLLPSYDWVKKNKGFEMAGGQISNEDKIGIAARKDDTELLERVNAAILALRKNGTYAKINAKYFPFDIY, via the coding sequence ATGATCCGCAAAATCACTCTGCTTGCCGCTGCCGCCATGGTCGGCGCAGCCATCCTCTCGGCGCCGGCCGCCGCCCGCGACATCCGGATCGCCACCGAGGGCGCCTATCCGCCCTTCAACAGCAAGAACGCCAAGGGCGAACTGGTCGGCTTCGACGTCGACCTCGCCAGGGCCATCTGTGCGCACATGAAAGCGAAATGCACGCTGGTCGCGCAGGATTGGGACGGCATCATTCCCGGCCTGCTGGCGAAGAAATACGACCTGATCGTCGCCAGCATGTCGATCACCGAGGAGCGCAAGAAGAAGGTCGCCTTCTCCACGCCCTACTATTCGAACTATCTCCAGTTCGTCGCGAAAAAGGGCAACGGCTTCAAGCCGACGGCCGACGGCATCAAGGGCAAGACCCTCGGCGCCCAGCGCGCGACGGTCAGCTCGCAGTATCTCGAAGACAATTACCGCAAGGTCGCGAAGATCAAGGTCTACGACAAGCAGACCGCTGCCTGGCTCGACCTGAAGGCCGGCCGCGTCGACGCCATCCTGTCCGACCTGCTGCCGTCCTACGACTGGGTCAAGAAGAACAAGGGCTTCGAGATGGCGGGCGGCCAGATCAGCAACGAGGACAAGATCGGCATCGCCGCCCGCAAGGATGACACTGAACTTCTTGAAAGAGTGAACGCCGCAATCCTCGCCCTGCGCAAGAATGGCACCTACGCCAAGATCAACGCGAAATACTTTCCGTTCGACATCTACTAG
- a CDS encoding type II toxin-antitoxin system HicB family antitoxin, protein MNRRLTAIVEWEGDGYVALCPEVDVASQGDTVSDARDNLAEALTLFFETAFAEEIDRRCGVAFSAGPQRCD, encoded by the coding sequence ATGAACAGGCGGCTGACCGCAATCGTCGAATGGGAGGGCGATGGATACGTCGCGCTGTGCCCGGAAGTGGATGTCGCCAGCCAGGGAGACACCGTGTCCGACGCGCGCGACAACCTCGCCGAAGCGCTGACCCTGTTTTTCGAGACCGCCTTCGCCGAGGAGATCGACAGGCGGTGCGGTGTAGCGTTTTCGGCAGGACCGCAACGCTGCGATTGA
- a CDS encoding ABC transporter permease subunit (The N-terminal region of this protein, as described by TIGR01726, is a three transmembrane segment that identifies a subfamily of ABC transporter permease subunits, which specificities that include histidine, arginine, glutamine, glutamate, L-cystine (sic), the opines (in Agrobacterium) octopine and nopaline, etc.) yields the protein MIPEILQFGDTGFGDELVVGALVTLEIALYSLAIGLALGLAAAGAKLSRSPVLRGIAEAYSLLVRGIPELLIILLVYYSGGAAIEALLNLFGHDGGFDFNKRLAGSLALGLIFGAFASEVFRGAFMAVPKGQIEAALAIGMTRRQVFLRVRFPQMLRFALPGLGNLWMVLLKDTSLVSVIALDELMRETSVAAEATQRPFVFYLAATVLYLLLTIVSDFFRARLEQHANRGVAGEAMPRQLLRRSA from the coding sequence ATGATTCCTGAAATTCTCCAGTTCGGCGACACGGGTTTCGGCGATGAACTCGTTGTCGGCGCCCTCGTCACGCTGGAGATCGCGCTCTATTCCCTGGCGATCGGCCTCGCCCTCGGCCTGGCGGCGGCCGGCGCCAAGCTCTCGCGCTCGCCGGTGTTGCGCGGCATCGCCGAAGCCTACAGCCTGCTCGTCCGGGGCATCCCGGAACTGCTGATCATCCTGCTGGTCTATTACAGCGGCGGCGCGGCGATCGAGGCGCTGCTCAACCTCTTCGGCCATGACGGCGGCTTCGACTTCAACAAGCGGCTCGCCGGATCGCTCGCCCTCGGGCTGATCTTCGGCGCCTTCGCTTCCGAAGTCTTCCGCGGCGCGTTCATGGCCGTGCCGAAAGGCCAGATCGAGGCCGCGCTCGCCATCGGCATGACGCGCCGGCAGGTCTTCCTGCGCGTCCGCTTTCCCCAGATGCTGCGCTTTGCCCTGCCGGGTCTGGGCAACCTCTGGATGGTCCTGCTCAAGGACACGTCGCTGGTCAGCGTCATCGCGTTGGACGAACTGATGCGCGAAACCAGCGTGGCGGCGGAGGCGACCCAGCGCCCGTTCGTGTTCTATCTGGCGGCGACCGTGCTCTACCTGCTGCTCACCATCGTCTCCGATTTCTTCCGCGCCCGGCTGGAACAGCACGCCAATCGCGGTGTCGCCGGCGAAGCCATGCCGCGCCAGCTTCTGCGCCGGAGCGCCTGA
- a CDS encoding xanthine dehydrogenase family protein molybdopterin-binding subunit, translating to MKFGIGQPAPRREDRRFLTGRGRYVDDMNFPGALHGAVVRSPHARAKILAVDVEAARVAPGVTAVWTIDDLDAAGIGDVPCHTSPVVMGEPPPKFWPARPALARGEVRYVGEPIAFVVAGSRAAAEDAADLVLVDYEDSAPAATLAQAEAPGAPKVWNEAEDNICFAFDRGDAAAADAAFERAATTVSLQIYNNRVSPNSMEPRATVATVDPADGRLVVYTASQNPHGIRPVLAASVFGIPETEIRVVSPDVGGGFGMKNNAFHEDVLVCHAARVFGRPVRWTSSRSEGLLNDTHGRDVLADAELALDADGKITGLRVRARYAMGAYLSSAAPAAALVGCLIYSGVYDIPAAHLSITGYFTNTAMVGPYRGAGRPEAIHVIERLVDLAARKTGIDPVELRRRNMVAPARLPYAGPFGPTYDTGNFPALLDKALTAADWDGYAQRATASAQAGKVRGRGLAYFIETCGLFNDRMEIRFDEGAGVTVLAGTHNHGQGHETVFTQLVSEWLGVPPERIRFEQGDTDKVGFGRGTYAARSMTVGGNALRDAADKVIERGKLLASVLFEAAQEDIAFDNGEFSVAGTDKKAGWAQICHAAFIRGGPTAAFGPGIEATGSFSPTTPNFPNGCHIVEVELDPETGHVAVDRYTSVDDSGLVLNPLLYAGQIHGGIVQGWGQAMLEQALYDEDSGQLLTGSFMDYGMPRADDLPAFALDHLHIPCATNPLGIKGAGESGTVGALPAIVNAVVDALADAGVTDISMPMTPAKVWAALNA from the coding sequence ATGAAGTTCGGAATCGGTCAGCCCGCGCCCCGGCGCGAAGACCGCCGCTTTCTCACCGGCCGCGGCAGATATGTCGACGACATGAACTTTCCCGGCGCGCTGCATGGCGCGGTGGTCCGCTCTCCGCACGCCAGGGCGAAGATTCTCGCGGTCGATGTCGAAGCGGCGCGCGTGGCGCCGGGCGTGACGGCGGTCTGGACGATCGACGATCTGGACGCCGCAGGGATCGGCGACGTACCGTGCCACACTTCGCCGGTCGTCATGGGCGAGCCGCCGCCGAAATTCTGGCCTGCCCGTCCTGCCCTGGCGCGCGGCGAGGTCCGCTATGTCGGCGAGCCGATCGCCTTCGTCGTCGCCGGGAGCCGCGCGGCAGCCGAAGACGCCGCCGATCTCGTCCTGGTCGATTACGAGGACTCGGCGCCGGCGGCGACGCTCGCACAGGCCGAAGCGCCCGGCGCGCCGAAAGTCTGGAACGAGGCCGAAGACAATATCTGCTTCGCCTTCGACCGCGGCGACGCAGCGGCGGCGGACGCGGCCTTCGAGCGCGCCGCGACGACGGTCTCGCTGCAGATCTACAACAACCGGGTTTCGCCCAACAGCATGGAGCCGCGGGCAACGGTCGCCACTGTCGATCCGGCCGACGGCCGCCTGGTCGTCTACACGGCATCGCAGAATCCGCACGGTATCCGGCCGGTCCTGGCGGCCAGCGTCTTCGGCATCCCGGAGACCGAAATCCGTGTCGTCAGCCCCGATGTCGGTGGCGGCTTCGGCATGAAGAACAACGCCTTTCACGAGGATGTCCTGGTCTGCCACGCCGCGCGGGTGTTCGGCCGGCCGGTGCGCTGGACGTCGAGCCGCTCCGAAGGGCTGCTCAACGACACCCACGGGCGCGATGTGCTGGCCGATGCCGAACTGGCGCTGGATGCGGACGGCAAAATCACCGGATTGCGCGTGCGCGCCCGCTACGCCATGGGCGCCTACCTGTCGTCGGCCGCGCCCGCGGCGGCGCTCGTCGGCTGCCTGATCTACAGCGGCGTGTACGATATCCCGGCCGCCCACCTGTCGATCACCGGCTATTTCACCAATACGGCGATGGTCGGCCCCTATCGCGGCGCCGGCCGGCCCGAGGCGATCCACGTCATCGAGCGGCTGGTCGATCTGGCGGCGCGCAAGACCGGCATCGACCCGGTCGAGCTGCGCCGGCGCAACATGGTGGCGCCGGCTCGCCTGCCCTATGCCGGCCCCTTCGGGCCGACCTACGATACCGGCAATTTCCCCGCGCTGCTGGACAAGGCGCTGACCGCCGCGGACTGGGACGGCTATGCGCAGCGCGCGACCGCAAGCGCGCAGGCCGGGAAGGTGCGCGGCCGCGGGCTGGCCTATTTCATCGAGACCTGCGGCCTGTTCAACGACCGGATGGAGATCCGCTTCGACGAAGGCGCGGGCGTGACCGTCCTGGCCGGCACCCACAATCACGGCCAGGGCCACGAGACGGTCTTCACCCAGTTGGTGTCGGAATGGCTGGGCGTTCCGCCGGAGCGGATCCGTTTCGAGCAGGGCGACACCGACAAGGTCGGCTTCGGCCGCGGCACCTATGCGGCGCGCAGCATGACGGTCGGCGGCAACGCCCTGCGCGACGCCGCGGACAAGGTGATCGAGCGCGGCAAGTTGCTCGCCTCCGTGCTGTTCGAGGCAGCGCAGGAGGATATCGCGTTCGACAACGGCGAATTTTCCGTCGCCGGCACCGACAAGAAGGCGGGCTGGGCACAGATTTGCCACGCTGCTTTCATACGCGGTGGGCCCACGGCCGCCTTCGGGCCGGGGATCGAGGCGACCGGCAGCTTTTCGCCGACGACGCCGAACTTCCCCAACGGCTGCCATATCGTCGAGGTCGAACTTGACCCGGAGACCGGCCACGTCGCCGTCGATCGCTATACCTCCGTCGACGATTCCGGCCTGGTGCTGAACCCGCTACTCTATGCAGGGCAGATCCACGGCGGCATCGTCCAGGGCTGGGGCCAGGCGATGCTGGAACAGGCGCTCTACGACGAAGACAGCGGCCAGCTGCTGACCGGCAGCTTCATGGACTACGGCATGCCGCGCGCCGACGACCTGCCGGCCTTCGCGCTCGACCATCTGCACATCCCCTGTGCGACCAATCCGCTGGGCATCAAGGGCGCGGGCGAGAGCGGCACGGTCGGCGCTCTGCCGGCGATCGTGAACGCCGTGGTCGATGCGCTGGCGGATGCCGGCGTGACCGACATCTCCATGCCGATGACGCCGGCCAAGGTCTGGGCGGCGCTGAATGCCTAG
- a CDS encoding ABC transporter permease, whose amino-acid sequence MLDLWIRYGDRLIDGAAVTVKLVALACVIGLVLAIPLALARRSDRRWIAVPAYLYIYFFRGTPLIVQLALLYYGLAQFEAVRESPFWIVLGDAEYCGLLGLTLNTTAYVAEILRGGIAAVPKGEVEAAEACGMSRATVYRRIVLPRAIRIAWPAYGNEVILLMKGSALVSTITVYDLMGETRSVFSRGYDDTVYLYAAAMYLTLALAVTGAFRLGERRMNRYLRAAG is encoded by the coding sequence ATGCTCGACCTGTGGATCAGATATGGCGACCGGCTGATCGACGGCGCGGCCGTCACGGTCAAGCTGGTCGCGCTGGCCTGCGTGATCGGGCTGGTCCTGGCGATTCCCCTCGCGCTGGCACGGCGGTCGGACCGGCGCTGGATTGCCGTTCCGGCCTATCTCTACATCTACTTTTTCCGCGGCACGCCGCTGATCGTCCAGCTCGCCCTGCTCTATTACGGCCTCGCCCAGTTCGAGGCCGTGCGGGAGAGCCCGTTCTGGATCGTGCTCGGCGACGCGGAATATTGCGGCCTGCTCGGCCTGACCCTGAACACGACGGCCTATGTCGCCGAAATCCTGCGCGGCGGGATCGCCGCCGTGCCGAAAGGCGAGGTCGAGGCCGCCGAAGCCTGCGGCATGTCCAGGGCGACGGTCTATCGCCGGATCGTCCTCCCGCGCGCCATCCGCATCGCCTGGCCGGCCTACGGCAACGAAGTCATCCTCTTGATGAAAGGCAGCGCGCTGGTCAGCACGATCACCGTCTACGACCTGATGGGCGAGACCCGCTCGGTCTTCTCGCGCGGCTACGACGATACGGTCTATCTCTACGCCGCCGCGATGTACCTGACCCTGGCGCTGGCCGTCACCGGAGCCTTCCGCCTCGGCGAACGGCGGATGAACCGCTATCTCCGCGCGGCAGGCTAG
- the dacB gene encoding D-alanyl-D-alanine carboxypeptidase/D-alanyl-D-alanine-endopeptidase: MRQRNVLWAVLTAGVFVLAAGAAHATGADSQTTGAAAAPLGLEELFKRFRIDERSVGYIALDAATGAVLTARRPDGAFVPASAIKAPTAVMALEVLGPAYRAETRLYRSGSVGGGALKGDLVLVGGGDPELYTEDFLPMIRALKKRGIRRIDGRFLFDDGLFPEARALSGAHNIDAAYNPGVGALSLNFNRLRLNWRRSGKSLKAQIFSKTDNMVVPVDIVAAGVAPAGTRARRGVVRTVEGGTPRWMVVPTTKRSGAMWVPVKRPGLVAAHVFQQLAGQHGIAVPDPGRGALPAGAALVAVHRSEPLIEAVRHFLKYSNNVATEIIGLATTRRIAGAPLDLAQSGAAMAAWWRRQVPGADRSGLRIANHSGLSRETRISPRQMAALLRWARNRDYAGHRLWDLMQPYWVGAGKARATRPRLRNGNHAGSRPGGSAAGRSGPVRSAMQIRGKTGTLNHARSLAGYMVTRSKREVVFAVFLDDERARLAAAEAGRRYRQLKPARWAWRSRVVLNNIVRKIMLEF; encoded by the coding sequence GTGAGGCAGCGGAATGTTTTGTGGGCGGTGCTGACGGCTGGCGTTTTCGTGCTGGCGGCCGGCGCTGCGCACGCAACCGGAGCCGATTCGCAGACCACGGGCGCAGCGGCAGCGCCGCTCGGACTGGAAGAGCTGTTCAAGCGTTTCCGGATCGATGAGCGCAGCGTCGGCTATATCGCCCTGGATGCCGCCACAGGCGCGGTCCTGACGGCGCGGCGCCCCGACGGCGCCTTTGTGCCGGCCTCCGCCATCAAGGCGCCGACGGCCGTTATGGCGCTTGAGGTTCTTGGTCCGGCGTATCGTGCGGAGACGCGCCTCTACAGGTCCGGATCGGTCGGGGGCGGCGCCCTGAAGGGCGATCTGGTCCTGGTCGGCGGCGGCGATCCCGAACTGTATACCGAAGATTTCCTGCCGATGATCCGGGCGCTGAAGAAGCGGGGAATCCGGCGGATCGACGGCCGGTTCCTTTTCGACGACGGTTTGTTTCCGGAGGCCCGGGCGTTGAGCGGCGCACACAATATCGATGCCGCTTACAATCCGGGCGTCGGCGCCCTGTCGCTCAATTTCAACCGGCTGCGGCTGAACTGGCGCAGGTCCGGCAAAAGCCTGAAGGCGCAGATCTTTTCCAAGACCGACAATATGGTGGTGCCGGTCGATATCGTAGCCGCCGGAGTCGCGCCAGCCGGAACGCGGGCGCGGCGCGGTGTGGTCCGCACCGTAGAGGGTGGAACGCCGCGCTGGATGGTCGTGCCGACGACAAAGCGGAGCGGCGCCATGTGGGTGCCGGTCAAACGGCCCGGCCTTGTGGCCGCCCATGTGTTTCAGCAACTCGCCGGGCAGCACGGAATCGCCGTGCCCGATCCCGGGCGGGGCGCTTTGCCGGCCGGCGCCGCGCTCGTCGCGGTCCATCGCTCCGAACCGTTGATCGAGGCGGTGCGGCACTTCCTGAAATACAGCAACAATGTCGCGACCGAAATCATCGGCCTTGCGACGACCCGGCGAATTGCCGGCGCGCCGCTGGATCTCGCGCAGTCCGGTGCCGCAATGGCGGCCTGGTGGCGCCGGCAGGTTCCCGGCGCGGACCGGTCCGGCCTGCGCATTGCCAACCATTCGGGGTTGAGCCGGGAGACACGCATTTCGCCGAGGCAGATGGCGGCCCTCCTGCGCTGGGCGCGCAACCGGGATTATGCCGGCCACCGCCTGTGGGACCTGATGCAGCCCTATTGGGTCGGCGCCGGAAAGGCCCGCGCGACGAGGCCGCGGCTGCGGAACGGGAATCATGCCGGGTCGCGGCCGGGCGGGAGCGCTGCGGGCCGGTCCGGCCCGGTGCGGTCGGCAATGCAGATTCGCGGCAAGACCGGTACGCTTAACCACGCCCGGTCTCTCGCCGGCTACATGGTGACCCGGTCGAAGCGCGAGGTCGTGTTCGCCGTGTTCCTCGACGATGAGCGCGCCCGCCTTGCCGCCGCCGAAGCGGGCCGGCGCTACAGGCAATTGAAGCCGGCCCGCTGGGCGTGGCGATCCCGCGTGGTGCTCAACAACATCGTCCGCAAGATAATGCTCGAATTCTGA